From Paenibacillus graminis:
GATTTCACTCATGATTGCCTTCCGGGACAGCCCGGCGCCATTGGGGCCTTGGTGCATACGGAAATGTACTTTCGTCGCCAGGACAATTTCATCCCGATGGGCATAATCCTTCAAAGCCCGCCCCACAATTTCCTCGCTCGTTCCATCTGAATATACATTCGCCGTATCAAAGAAATTGATACCCAGTTCAAGGGCTTGCTTGATAATAATACGGCTGCGCTCTTCATCCAGTACCCAGGGATGGACCCATCGGTCTGCTTCACCAAAGCTCATACAGCCCAGGCACAGCCGGGAGACATCCAACCCCGTATTTCCAAGCTTCACAATTTTCATTAGACTGTTCCTCACTTTCCCGTTGTGATGTTTTCCTTCCTAAAGCAGTTTATTCCTTAGAGTAAACTCTAAGGCAAGCCTTTTGCCGCACACTGCGCTTTTTACCATGCTGCCCGTTATCCACTTGTTCCACCCGATCAAAGCCATTCGAGAAGGGCTGCAGAGTCATACCCTCATGGTAGATGCTGAGAGCAAGCTTGTAAATGTTATCTCATAATATCTTTTACAGGAAATGATCGAACATTTTGCGTGTCCTCGCAAAAAAAAGGCGTGTCCTCCCTCGAATGCGCCATAGGATACGGATACCATAATTTCAGTCGTATGCTATTCTCCTTGTGAGCACATTATCCAACACAAGGAGTGTTGATCATGGCAAAGGTTTTGACGCAAACTTTTTTTCGGAACCGATCAGCTTTATGAATGGCAGTCATCTCTGACTCATATCCGTCAACAGCCAGATCGAGCATTTGGGCAGCGGGCTGGACATCCTTGCTATCTGAATCCAGAGCTATATGAGTCTTCATTCATTTACTTGGTGTTTGCATCCGTCCAAGTTCAGGCTCCAGCTTCACGAACAGCGTCGCAATCAGCGCGATTAGGAATCCTGCCGTGCAGGCGATCAGGAAGCCGCCGAACCCGTCTCCCAGGTAAGCGGGCAAGGTTGCCAGTCCCGGAAAAGCGAAAGAGATCGCAGACGAGCCAAACATCCCGGCCATTCCGCCGCCGATAGCTCCGGCACAGCAGACGGCAATCATCGGCTTGCGCATTGGCAGGTTCACACCGAACATCGCAGGCTCGGTGACTCCGAACAAAGCGGAGATGGAGGCGGATAAGCTTAGGGTTTTGAACTTCTTGTCTTTGGCTCTGAAGAAAACCGCGAGCGCAGCCCCCGCCTGCGCGAAGGCAGCCGGGCCCATCAGGGCCAGAATGGTATCCGAACCGCTTAAGTTGATATTGTTGATCGCCAACGGCACCAGACTCCAGTGCAAGCCAAAGATAACCATCGGCTGAATAATTGCACCCAGAACGATTCCCGCTCCTACCGGACTGAAATGGTACACCAGACTGTAACCTTGGGCGAGTACGTTCCCGGCAAGTGAGCCCACCGGCCCGAACACCAGCAGCGTCGCAGATGACACCACAACTATCGAGATCAAGGGAGTGAAGAATTCCCGAATGACCTCGGGCAACACTTTGACGCAGATTCGTTCGACATACACCAGCAAGCCTACTGCGAGAATGATGGGGATGGCACTCGCCGGATAATTGACGGATGTCACGTCCATGCCGAGAAACCTTATCGACTCATGGTCTGCAAACCGGGTGGTCAGACCCGGGTACAGCAGCACCCCGGCGATCACAACGGCGGTAAAAGGATTGGCCTTGAATTTACGGGCTGCTGTATACGCCAGAAGAATAGGAAGATAGTAGAACAGACTATCCGCCATCGCATTCAGCACAATATATGTATCCTCTGTTGTACTGAGCAGCTTCAACGCCGCTGCACCGGCCAAAAGCCCTTTCATAATACCCGCCGCACTCAGAATATTGACAATTGGAAGAAAGATTCCGGAGATACCGTCAATAATGATATTGACCGCACTCCTTTTAGAATGATTTACAGACGTTTCCTGATTATGTACTTCCATAAAAGTTCCCCCTGCACTCTTTGCTTTATATCCGGCCAGATATTTTTGGCCTATCTTTTAACATCTACTATAGCATAGCGGCAAGAGGGTGAGGCACCCCAACAATTAGTGCAATTCATTCAAAGCGGAGGGCACATTTTGGGCATGTGCTGCACCCATACTCCAACTCAACACAAATAACCCGTAAGAGGGCCACTTGTTTAAGCTTTCCTCTTACGGGCCACTGTTCAGACCAGCCTTGTTGCCAGCCGTTAAAACACTTTCGTAGTCCACGATTCGCAGTTCCACGTTTCGGTCACGATATCGCGGTAGAATTCGGGTTCATGGGAGATCAGCAGAATGCTGCCCTTATACGCTTGGAGCGCACGCTGCAGCTCATCCTTCGCATCCACATCAAGATGGTTGGTCGGTTCGTCCAGCACCAGCAGATTTGTCTCGCGGTTGATGAGTTTGCACAGACGGACTTTGGCTTTCTCGCCGCCGCTCAAGACCGCAATCTTGCTCTCAATATGCTGGGTCGTCAGACCGCATTTGGCCAGTGCTGCCCGGATTTCAAACTGGGTATAGGAAGGGAACTCCGTCCAGATCTCTTCAATACAGGTATTGTAGTTCGTTCCCTTGATTTCCTGCTCGAAATAGCCGATTTCCAGCAGGTCGCCAAGTCTGGCTGAACCTGAAACCGCCGGAATTTGGCCGAGAATACTGCGCAGCAGCGTGGTCTTACCGATCCCGTTGGCACCGACAAGCGCAATTTTTTGTCCCCGCTCCATTTGCAGGTTCAGAGGCCTGGACAGCGGAGAATCGTAGCCGATGACGAGATCTTTGGTTTCAAAGATCAGCTTGCCGGAAGTGCGCGCGGCCTTGAAGTTGAATTGCGGCTTCGGTTTTTCCCTGGCGAGCTCGATGACCTCCATCTTGTCCAGCTTTTTCTGCCGGGACATCGCCATGTTCCGCGTAGCCACGCTGGCTTTGTTCCGCGCAACGAAGTCCTTCAGATCGGCAATTTCCTGCTGCTGACGTTTAAAGGCTGATTCGAGCTGCGACTTTTTCGCCTCGTACACTTGCTGGAAATACTCATAATCCCCCACATAACGCGTCAGCGATTGATTTTCCATATGGTAGATCAGGTTGATCACGCTGTTCAGGAAAGGAATGTCATGAGAAATCAAAATGAAGGCATTCTCGTATTCCTGTAAATAGCGCTTCAGCCATACGATATGCTGTTCATCGAGATAGTTCGTAGGTTCGTCAAGCAGCAGGATGTCGGGTTTCTCCAGCAGCAGTTTGGCCAGCAGCACCTTGGTCCGTTGCCCGCCGCTGAGATCATGCACATCCTTATCCAAACCGATATCCGTAAGGCCCAGCCCGCGGGCAGTTTCGTCGATTTTGGCGTCGATCATATAGAAATCCTGGCTTGTCAGTGTGTCCTGAATCGTTCCGACATCCTCCAGCAGCTGTTCCAGTTCCTCTGGGGACACATCTCCCATTCTGCCGTACATGTCGTTCATTTCTTGCTCCATATCGAAGAGATATTGAAACGCCCCGCGCAGAACATCGCGAATCGATTGTCCCTTCGTCAGCACCGCATGCTGGTCCAAGTAGCCCGCCCGCATACGTTTTGCCCATTCGACTTTGCCTTCGTCCGGCTGGAGCTTGCCCGTAATGATGTTCATGAAGGTGGATTTCCCTTCACCGTTCGCGCCGATCAGGCCGATATGTTCACCCTTTAGCAGGCGAAAGGATACATCGCTGAATATCGCCCGGTCTCCAAAACCGTGACTCAGCCGTTCTACATTTAGTATACTCATGAGTTAAACACCTTTTCCTTTATACAGTATCTCGTCATATTATAAAGGCTAAAGCGCCACAACTCCAGACAGGTTTTAAAAATAAAAACAAAGCACCGCACTTATACTAATCCTGCCCTCAGCTTAGTAACGCCAAATTCCTGGTAACCCTTTAGGCACGTCAACATGTAGACCCAGCCTTCTTTGTTGCCTAATAAATGATGTATCAGATTTATACTGCTCTCCCCTCGATACTTTCCAAATAGAGAATCCGCCCCAAACGGCCATTAAAATAACCCGAGGAACGGCTTGCTGTTCAAGGTTTCCAAAAAATCAGGTACCGCAGAAGGTACGGTAAGGACTGGAGCAACTCTCAGGCAGTGTTGAGTACTCCTCCTGTTCTGGGGAGTAGGCATAGGGGTTCGAAAGCACCTCAAGAAACCGCTCCATCACACTGTAGTCGTCACGTTTTATCGCTGCTTCCAGGGCCTCCTCTACCCGGTGGTTACGGGGGATCAGGGCCGGATTGCTGCTGCGCATCAGCTGCCTGGAGGCGTCTTGCGATTGTTCCTGTCTGCCCAATCTAGCCTCCCACTGCTTCTGCCAGCCGGCAAATTCCTCAGTGCCAAACAGCACCATTTCTTCAGTTTTGCCCAAAGTTAGAGCTCTGAAGGTATTGGTATAATCCGCGCGATGCTTCTGCATCATGCCAAGAAGTTCCTCAATCAAAGATTCATCCTGCTGTTCTTCGTTAAAAATTCCCAGTTTCGCCCTCATTCCCGCTAGCCAGTTCTCGTGATACAGCTCTGTATAATCGGAGATTGCCTCCTCTGCCAGTTGGACCGCCTGCGACTCGTCGTCATGAAGCAGCGGCAGAAGAGTTTCAGCAAACCTGGCCAGATTCCAGGCAGCAATATTAGGCTGATTGCCATAGGCATACCGCCCCTCTCGGTCAATAGAGCTGAATACAGTATCAAGATTATAGGTGTCCAAAAAGGCGCATGGACCATAATCGATGGTTTCTCCGCTTAGGGCCATGTTGTCGGTGTTCATTACCCCGTGAACAAAGCCGGCGAGCTGCCATTTGGCAATCAGAGCTGCCTGACGTTTAATCACTTCGTGCAGCAGGGAAAGATAACGGTTAGCTGTACCTTCAGCTTCCGGATAATGTCTTTGCAAAGTGTAATCTGCCAGGGCCTTGAGCTCCCCTGTAACGCCTCTTGCGGCAGCGTATTGAAAGGTCCCGACCCGCAGATGGCTGGCAGCC
This genomic window contains:
- a CDS encoding PTS transporter subunit EIIC — its product is MEVHNQETSVNHSKRSAVNIIIDGISGIFLPIVNILSAAGIMKGLLAGAAALKLLSTTEDTYIVLNAMADSLFYYLPILLAYTAARKFKANPFTAVVIAGVLLYPGLTTRFADHESIRFLGMDVTSVNYPASAIPIILAVGLLVYVERICVKVLPEVIREFFTPLISIVVVSSATLLVFGPVGSLAGNVLAQGYSLVYHFSPVGAGIVLGAIIQPMVIFGLHWSLVPLAINNINLSGSDTILALMGPAAFAQAGAALAVFFRAKDKKFKTLSLSASISALFGVTEPAMFGVNLPMRKPMIAVCCAGAIGGGMAGMFGSSAISFAFPGLATLPAYLGDGFGGFLIACTAGFLIALIATLFVKLEPELGRMQTPSK
- a CDS encoding ABC-F family ATP-binding cassette domain-containing protein — protein: MSILNVERLSHGFGDRAIFSDVSFRLLKGEHIGLIGANGEGKSTFMNIITGKLQPDEGKVEWAKRMRAGYLDQHAVLTKGQSIRDVLRGAFQYLFDMEQEMNDMYGRMGDVSPEELEQLLEDVGTIQDTLTSQDFYMIDAKIDETARGLGLTDIGLDKDVHDLSGGQRTKVLLAKLLLEKPDILLLDEPTNYLDEQHIVWLKRYLQEYENAFILISHDIPFLNSVINLIYHMENQSLTRYVGDYEYFQQVYEAKKSQLESAFKRQQQEIADLKDFVARNKASVATRNMAMSRQKKLDKMEVIELAREKPKPQFNFKAARTSGKLIFETKDLVIGYDSPLSRPLNLQMERGQKIALVGANGIGKTTLLRSILGQIPAVSGSARLGDLLEIGYFEQEIKGTNYNTCIEEIWTEFPSYTQFEIRAALAKCGLTTQHIESKIAVLSGGEKAKVRLCKLINRETNLLVLDEPTNHLDVDAKDELQRALQAYKGSILLISHEPEFYRDIVTETWNCESWTTKVF
- a CDS encoding protein adenylyltransferase SelO produces the protein MTVDTGWNFDNSYARLPEALFTRIKPTPVRLPKLIIVNNPLAVALGLNSPGLRGDNGTAVFAGNEVPEGAEPLAQAYAGHQFGHFTMLGDGRAVLIGEQITPQGMRVDIQLKGAGRTPYSRRGDGRAALGPMLREYLISEAMHGLGIPTTRSLAVAATGELVIRETEQPGAVLTRVAASHLRVGTFQYAAARGVTGELKALADYTLQRHYPEAEGTANRYLSLLHEVIKRQAALIAKWQLAGFVHGVMNTDNMALSGETIDYGPCAFLDTYNLDTVFSSIDREGRYAYGNQPNIAAWNLARFAETLLPLLHDDESQAVQLAEEAISDYTELYHENWLAGMRAKLGIFNEEQQDESLIEELLGMMQKHRADYTNTFRALTLGKTEEMVLFGTEEFAGWQKQWEARLGRQEQSQDASRQLMRSSNPALIPRNHRVEEALEAAIKRDDYSVMERFLEVLSNPYAYSPEQEEYSTLPESCSSPYRTFCGT